In Rhodanobacter humi, the following are encoded in one genomic region:
- the nuoF gene encoding NADH-quinone oxidoreductase subunit NuoF codes for MASTHGPVGPAPQDHQVVYTTLHFDKPWAMASYEQVDGYKAWRKVLAEKPDPAGLIEEIKKSSLRGRGGAGFPTGLKWSFMPKGTMQKYILCNSDESEPGTAKDRDILRYNPHAVVEGLAIACYCTGSTVAYNYLRGEFHHEPFEHFEEALKEAYAAGLLGKNVQGTGIDVDIYGALGAGAYICGEETALMESLEGKKGQPRFKPPFPANFGLYGKPTTINNTETYASVPAILRNGADWFLGLGKPNNGGPKIFSVSGHVNRPGNFEIRLGTSFKELLEMAGGVRNGNQLKAVIPGGSSMKVLNAEEMLAATMDYDCLQKAGSGLGSGAVIVMDETTCMVKACHRIARFYKAESCGQCTPCREGTGWMYRVLDRIVEGKGTQDDLHRLKAIAGQIEGHTICAFGEAAAWPVQGFLAKFWNEFEYYVQHGRSMTEDQLAANRGVAA; via the coding sequence ATGGCAAGCACCCACGGTCCGGTCGGACCCGCCCCCCAGGACCACCAGGTCGTCTACACCACGCTGCATTTCGACAAGCCGTGGGCGATGGCCAGCTACGAGCAGGTCGACGGCTACAAGGCCTGGCGCAAGGTCCTCGCCGAGAAGCCCGATCCCGCCGGCCTGATCGAGGAAATCAAGAAATCCAGCCTGCGCGGCCGCGGCGGCGCGGGCTTCCCCACCGGCCTGAAGTGGTCCTTCATGCCGAAGGGCACGATGCAGAAGTACATCCTGTGCAACTCGGACGAGTCCGAGCCCGGCACGGCCAAGGACCGCGACATCCTGCGCTACAACCCGCACGCGGTGGTCGAGGGCCTGGCGATCGCCTGCTACTGCACCGGCTCGACGGTGGCCTACAACTACCTGCGCGGCGAGTTCCACCACGAGCCGTTCGAGCACTTCGAGGAAGCGCTGAAGGAAGCCTACGCGGCCGGCCTGCTCGGCAAGAACGTGCAGGGCACGGGCATCGACGTGGACATCTATGGCGCACTGGGCGCCGGTGCCTACATCTGCGGCGAGGAAACCGCGCTGATGGAGTCGCTGGAAGGCAAGAAGGGCCAGCCGCGCTTCAAGCCGCCGTTCCCGGCCAATTTCGGCCTGTACGGCAAGCCCACCACGATCAACAACACCGAGACCTACGCCTCGGTGCCGGCGATCCTGCGCAACGGTGCCGACTGGTTCCTGGGCCTGGGCAAGCCGAACAACGGCGGCCCGAAGATCTTCTCGGTCTCCGGCCACGTCAACCGGCCAGGCAACTTCGAGATCCGCCTCGGCACCTCGTTCAAGGAGTTGCTGGAAATGGCCGGCGGCGTGCGCAACGGCAACCAGCTCAAGGCGGTGATCCCGGGCGGCTCCTCGATGAAGGTGCTCAACGCCGAGGAAATGCTGGCAGCCACGATGGATTACGACTGCCTGCAAAAGGCGGGTTCGGGCCTCGGCTCCGGCGCCGTGATCGTGATGGACGAGACCACCTGCATGGTCAAGGCCTGCCACCGCATCGCACGCTTCTACAAGGCCGAGTCCTGCGGCCAGTGCACGCCTTGCCGCGAAGGCACCGGTTGGATGTACCGCGTGCTCGACCGCATCGTGGAAGGCAAGGGCACGCAGGACGACCTGCATCGCCTCAAGGCCATCGCCGGCCAGATCGAGGGGCACACCATCTGCGCGTTCGGCGAAGCCGCCGCGTGGCCGGTGCAGGGCTTCCTCGCCAAGTTCTGGAACGAATTCGAATACTACGTGCAGCATGGCCGCTCGATGACCGAGGACCAGCTCGCCGCCAACCGTGGAGTCGCTGCATGA
- the nuoE gene encoding NADH-quinone oxidoreductase subunit NuoE: protein MKATGHYAQVKNVDPLVVLSEHTRQHIDHWLTKFPPDRKRSALIQALFAAQEQNQGFLTDELITAVAKYLDLPAIWAYEVASFYSMLETKPVGRNNVAICTNISCWLNGAEDLVKLCEKKLGIKLGESTPDGRIYLKQEEECIAACVYAPAMTVNGHYHERLTPEKLEQILDGLE from the coding sequence ATGAAAGCCACCGGACATTACGCCCAGGTCAAGAACGTCGATCCGCTCGTCGTGCTCAGCGAGCACACGCGCCAGCACATCGACCACTGGCTGACCAAGTTCCCGCCGGACCGCAAGCGCTCGGCGCTGATCCAGGCCCTGTTCGCCGCGCAGGAACAGAACCAGGGCTTCCTCACCGACGAACTGATCACGGCGGTGGCGAAGTACCTCGACCTGCCCGCGATCTGGGCGTACGAGGTCGCCAGCTTCTACTCGATGCTGGAAACGAAGCCGGTGGGCCGCAACAACGTGGCGATCTGCACCAACATCTCGTGCTGGCTCAACGGCGCCGAGGACCTGGTGAAGCTGTGCGAGAAGAAGCTGGGCATCAAGCTCGGCGAGAGCACCCCCGACGGCCGCATCTACCTCAAGCAGGAGGAGGAATGCATCGCCGCCTGCGTGTACGCGCCGGCGATGACGGTGAACGGCCATTACCACGAGCGGCTCACCCCCGAGAAGCTCGAGCAGATTCTGGACGGCCTGGAGTAA
- a CDS encoding NADH-quinone oxidoreductase subunit D, translating into MAQEIRNYTMNFGPQHPAAHGVLRLVLEMDGETIVRADPHIGLLHRGTEKLAESKPFNQSIGYMDRLDYVSMMCNEHAYVKAIETLLGIEAPERAQYIRTMFDEITRILNHLMWIGSNGLDLGAMAVFLYAFREREELMDVYEAVSGARMHATYYRPGGVYRDLPAQMSQYRESPWHKGKDLKRLNSWREGSMLDFLDAFTDDFPTKVDEYEELLTTNRIWKQRTVGIGVISPEQAQAWGMTGAMLRGSGIAWDLRKKQPYAKYAEMDFDIPVGVNGDCYDRYLVRVEEMRQANRIIKQCVKWLRANPGPVMVENYKVAPPKREEMKESMEALIHHFKLFTEGYGVPAGETYCAVEAPKGEFGCYLVSDGANKPFRVHLRAPGFAHLSSIDPIVRGHMLPDVVAMIGTYDLVFGEVDR; encoded by the coding sequence ATGGCCCAGGAAATCCGCAACTACACGATGAACTTCGGCCCGCAGCATCCCGCTGCGCACGGCGTGCTGCGCCTGGTGCTGGAGATGGACGGCGAGACCATCGTCCGTGCCGACCCGCATATCGGCCTGCTGCATCGCGGCACCGAGAAGCTGGCCGAGTCCAAGCCGTTCAACCAGTCGATCGGCTACATGGACCGCCTCGACTACGTGTCGATGATGTGCAACGAGCACGCCTACGTGAAAGCGATCGAGACCCTGCTGGGGATCGAGGCGCCGGAGCGCGCGCAGTACATCCGCACGATGTTCGACGAGATCACCCGCATCCTGAACCACCTGATGTGGATCGGCTCGAACGGGCTCGACCTCGGCGCGATGGCGGTGTTCCTGTACGCGTTCCGCGAGCGCGAGGAGCTGATGGACGTCTACGAGGCGGTGTCGGGCGCGCGCATGCACGCGACCTACTACCGTCCGGGCGGCGTCTACCGCGACCTGCCGGCGCAGATGTCGCAGTACCGCGAGTCGCCGTGGCACAAGGGCAAGGACCTGAAGCGCCTGAACAGCTGGCGCGAGGGCTCGATGCTCGACTTCCTCGACGCCTTCACCGACGACTTCCCGACCAAGGTGGACGAGTACGAGGAACTGCTCACCACCAACCGCATCTGGAAGCAGCGCACCGTGGGCATCGGCGTGATCTCGCCGGAACAGGCCCAGGCCTGGGGCATGACCGGCGCGATGCTCCGCGGTTCCGGCATCGCCTGGGACCTGCGCAAGAAGCAGCCCTACGCGAAGTACGCGGAGATGGACTTCGACATCCCGGTGGGCGTCAACGGCGACTGCTACGACCGTTACCTGGTGCGCGTCGAGGAGATGCGCCAGGCCAACCGCATCATCAAGCAGTGCGTGAAGTGGCTGCGCGCCAACCCCGGCCCGGTGATGGTGGAGAACTACAAGGTCGCCCCGCCGAAGCGCGAGGAGATGAAGGAGAGCATGGAAGCGCTCATCCACCACTTCAAGCTGTTCACCGAAGGCTACGGCGTGCCGGCCGGCGAGACCTACTGCGCGGTCGAGGCGCCGAAGGGCGAGTTCGGCTGCTACCTCGTCTCCGACGGCGCCAACAAGCCGTTCCGCGTGCATCTGCGCGCGCCGGGCTTCGCCCACCTGTCCTCGATCGATCCCATTGTGCGCGGGCACATGCTGCCCGACGTGGTGGCGATGATCGGCACCTACGACCTCGTGTTCGGCGAAGTGGACCGCTGA
- a CDS encoding NADH-quinone oxidoreductase subunit C, whose amino-acid sequence MTDMQKISLAERLAARFGDTLKISVVRNETSAELAAADLLAVATALRDEPGFRFSELVDLCGIDYLGYGQVEWDTETVSGSGFSRGVEGEAMGRFDWADRPRGVDQPRRFAAVIHLLSIEHNQRLRLRVFCEDDSLPIVPSVTGIWPGVNWFEREAFDLYGILFDGHPDLRRILTDYGFVGHPFRKDFPLIGNVEVRYDPEQKRVVYEPVTSVVPRVLVPRVIRDDADLMQAKAEAADDWRRN is encoded by the coding sequence ATGACTGACATGCAAAAGATCTCGCTGGCCGAGCGCCTGGCCGCGCGGTTCGGCGACACGCTGAAGATCAGCGTGGTGCGCAACGAAACCAGCGCCGAACTGGCGGCCGCCGACCTGCTCGCCGTGGCCACCGCGCTGCGCGACGAGCCGGGCTTCCGCTTCAGCGAGCTGGTCGACCTGTGCGGCATCGACTACCTCGGCTACGGCCAGGTCGAGTGGGACACCGAGACCGTCAGCGGCTCCGGTTTCTCGCGCGGCGTGGAAGGCGAGGCGATGGGCCGCTTCGACTGGGCCGATCGCCCGCGCGGCGTGGACCAGCCGCGCCGCTTCGCCGCGGTGATCCACCTGCTTTCGATCGAGCACAACCAGCGCCTGCGCCTGCGCGTGTTCTGCGAGGACGACAGCCTGCCGATCGTGCCGTCCGTCACCGGCATCTGGCCGGGCGTGAACTGGTTCGAGCGCGAGGCGTTCGATCTCTACGGCATCCTCTTCGACGGCCATCCGGACCTGCGCCGCATCCTCACCGACTACGGCTTCGTGGGGCATCCGTTCCGCAAGGACTTCCCGCTGATCGGCAACGTGGAAGTGCGCTACGACCCCGAACAGAAGCGCGTGGTGTACGAACCCGTGACGTCGGTGGTGCCGCGCGTGCTGGTGCCGCGCGTGATCCGCGACGACGCCGACCTCATGCAGGCCAAGGCCGAAGCCGCCGACGATTGGCGCAGGAATTGA
- a CDS encoding NuoB/complex I 20 kDa subunit family protein produces the protein MGVISSIDKVMHNPQPLDVVDDILRPAGDNPVVQRGFATTSVDALMNWARTGSMWPMTFGLACCAVEMMHAGAARLDLDRYGVIFRPSPRQSDVMIVAGTLVNKMAPALRKVYDQMPEPKWVISMGSCANGGGYYHYSYSVVRGCDRIVPVDIYVPGCPPTAEALIHGILQLQKKIRRTSTIARS, from the coding sequence ATGGGAGTGATCTCCTCCATCGACAAGGTGATGCACAACCCGCAGCCGCTGGACGTGGTGGACGACATCCTGCGTCCGGCCGGCGACAACCCGGTGGTGCAGCGCGGCTTCGCCACCACCAGCGTCGACGCGCTGATGAACTGGGCGCGCACCGGCTCGATGTGGCCGATGACGTTCGGCCTGGCCTGCTGCGCGGTCGAGATGATGCACGCCGGCGCGGCGCGCCTCGACCTCGACCGCTACGGCGTGATCTTCCGTCCGTCGCCGCGCCAGAGCGACGTGATGATCGTGGCCGGCACCCTGGTCAACAAGATGGCCCCCGCACTGCGCAAGGTCTACGACCAGATGCCCGAGCCGAAGTGGGTGATCTCGATGGGCAGCTGCGCGAACGGTGGCGGCTATTACCACTACTCCTATTCCGTGGTGCGCGGCTGCGACCGCATCGTGCCGGTGGACATCTACGTGCCGGGCTGCCCGCCCACGGCCGAAGCGCTGATCCACGGCATCCTGCAGTTGCAGAAGAAGATCCGCCGCACCAGCACGATCGCGCGTTCCTGA